One Aquamicrobium sp. genomic region harbors:
- a CDS encoding zinc ABC transporter substrate-binding protein: MSRLFRSFALALPAVLSVPFAAIPAHALDGVVASVKPVHSLVAAVMEGVAEPALLVRGSGSEHVHSLRPSDAAALENAKIVFRVGEGMETFLNGPLKTLAAGARVVSLEDAPGLEMLAFREGGPFESHSHDDEDGDDHDGHDHEGHSHESDSGAHAHDHDHEGHSDENRAHPDRDLHFWLDPVNARAMVAEIARVLGEADPANAARYAGNAEAYLARLDALVAETAATVEPVKARPAIVFHDAYQYFEKRFGLNVAGSITVSPEVLPGAQRLTEIREKVKELGAVCVFSEPQFEPKLVSVVTEGTDARTGVLDPLGAEIADGPDLYVMLIRNLGESFAACLAQAG; this comes from the coding sequence ATGTCCCGGCTGTTTCGTTCGTTTGCCCTGGCATTGCCGGCCGTTCTCTCCGTTCCGTTCGCCGCCATCCCGGCGCATGCGCTCGACGGCGTCGTCGCCTCTGTCAAGCCGGTCCACTCGCTGGTCGCGGCGGTGATGGAGGGTGTCGCGGAGCCGGCGCTGCTCGTGCGTGGCAGCGGCTCGGAGCATGTCCATTCGCTGCGCCCCTCCGACGCCGCCGCGCTTGAAAACGCGAAAATCGTGTTCCGGGTCGGCGAGGGCATGGAGACGTTTCTCAACGGCCCGCTGAAAACGCTCGCCGCCGGCGCGAGGGTGGTTTCGCTGGAGGACGCGCCCGGGCTGGAGATGCTCGCCTTCCGCGAGGGAGGCCCGTTCGAGTCGCATTCCCATGACGACGAGGACGGCGACGACCACGATGGGCATGACCATGAGGGGCACTCGCATGAGAGCGATTCCGGCGCCCACGCCCACGACCATGACCACGAAGGGCATTCGGACGAGAACCGCGCCCACCCGGATCGCGACCTTCATTTCTGGCTCGACCCCGTCAACGCGCGGGCGATGGTCGCCGAGATCGCCCGCGTCCTCGGCGAGGCTGATCCTGCCAACGCCGCCCGCTATGCCGGCAACGCCGAGGCCTATCTCGCCCGTCTCGACGCGCTGGTCGCGGAAACGGCGGCGACGGTCGAGCCGGTGAAGGCGCGGCCCGCCATCGTCTTCCACGACGCCTACCAGTATTTCGAGAAGCGGTTCGGCCTGAACGTCGCCGGCTCCATCACCGTCAGCCCCGAGGTGCTGCCCGGCGCGCAGCGCCTCACCGAGATCAGGGAGAAGGTGAAGGAGCTCGGCGCGGTCTGCGTCTTCTCCGAGCCGCAGTTCGAGCCGAAGCTGGTTTCCGTGGTGACGGAAGGAACCGACGCGCGCACCGGCGTGCTCGATCCGCTCGGCGCGGAAATCGCCGACGGCCCCGACCTCTACGTCATGCTGATCCGCAATCTCGGCGAATCCTTCGCCGCCTGCCTCGCGCAGGCCGGCTGA